A genomic window from Streptomyces mirabilis includes:
- a CDS encoding DoxX family protein, producing MSVDTRTPRTPTGDRSSGFDDAPALSMVKVPSDPAQVIVNHASFRVQLGGATRTPSSRVARHLSADDAARIPVVGTAGRAGGPAAGARRRAPVVWSGRSDPDDTGAHRLLQAVRSTSVRHGVADPTGDAGATQVIPRLDEHQGYAGDLTVHTAETPLVGSQRGHDHDSAGTRLLPNMRSVDSAYDEPRYTGGQFTAEDPDGGYGGGTPARRHGSDPVRHAYYPGRRMNLGVVLLPLRVFLGFISIYAGMGKLCDPVYFDGGKRGSMVKWLNTLHPWDVAEPLRQFALQHPVGSGLVIAFLQVIVGVLTVLGLWQRVAAVVGAMLSAALIVTVSWKTVPAYDAPDIIYLAAWSPLIIAGAPVYSVDGRLASEAWRTLGPRADIWDLRYRVLRRGALVSAIVVGLTLLIGSLLGGAVRDADRVVVPGPGEAPRNELPGSPLPEEPGTPQHKTTTPSASAKAPTHGSSSSPSGAATTPSAAVRETGGTVTSGPSQTQGTGQAPPQRSSPVHQAPSTSAGPTSSGGSSSTGGSGSGGGTSSGGSSGGGGGGGTSGGSDKLVGGLLG from the coding sequence ATGAGTGTGGACACCAGAACACCCCGCACACCCACGGGGGACCGCTCGTCGGGATTCGACGACGCTCCCGCGCTGAGCATGGTGAAGGTGCCGAGCGATCCGGCGCAGGTCATCGTCAATCATGCGAGCTTCCGCGTGCAGCTAGGCGGCGCGACGCGGACCCCATCCTCGCGCGTCGCACGGCACTTGAGCGCCGACGACGCCGCGCGGATCCCCGTCGTCGGTACGGCGGGCAGAGCGGGCGGCCCGGCAGCCGGGGCCCGCCGCCGCGCACCCGTCGTCTGGAGCGGGCGGTCCGACCCCGACGACACCGGCGCCCACCGCCTCCTGCAGGCCGTGCGCAGCACCAGCGTGCGCCACGGCGTCGCGGACCCGACGGGCGACGCCGGCGCCACCCAGGTCATCCCCCGCCTCGACGAACACCAGGGCTACGCGGGCGACTTGACCGTCCACACGGCCGAGACGCCCCTCGTCGGCAGCCAGCGCGGCCACGACCACGACTCCGCGGGGACCCGGCTGCTGCCGAACATGCGCAGCGTGGACAGCGCGTACGACGAACCGCGCTACACGGGCGGGCAGTTCACGGCGGAGGACCCCGACGGCGGCTACGGCGGCGGCACGCCGGCCAGGCGGCACGGCTCGGACCCGGTCCGGCACGCCTACTACCCCGGGCGCCGGATGAACCTCGGCGTGGTGCTGCTCCCGCTCCGCGTCTTCCTCGGCTTCATCTCCATCTACGCCGGCATGGGCAAGCTCTGCGACCCCGTCTACTTCGACGGCGGCAAGCGCGGCTCCATGGTCAAGTGGCTGAACACGCTTCACCCTTGGGACGTCGCCGAGCCGCTGCGTCAGTTCGCGCTCCAGCACCCCGTCGGCTCCGGACTCGTCATCGCCTTCCTCCAGGTCATCGTGGGCGTCCTCACGGTGCTCGGGCTGTGGCAGCGGGTCGCCGCCGTGGTCGGCGCGATGCTGTCGGCCGCGCTCATCGTCACCGTCAGCTGGAAGACGGTCCCCGCGTACGACGCGCCGGACATCATCTACCTCGCCGCCTGGTCGCCGCTGATCATCGCGGGCGCGCCCGTCTACTCCGTCGACGGACGCCTCGCGAGCGAGGCCTGGCGCACGCTCGGGCCCCGCGCCGACATCTGGGACCTGCGGTACCGGGTGCTGCGCCGCGGCGCGCTCGTCTCGGCCATCGTCGTCGGCCTCACGCTCCTCATCGGCTCGCTCCTCGGCGGCGCCGTCCGTGACGCCGACCGGGTGGTCGTGCCGGGACCGGGCGAGGCTCCGCGCAACGAACTGCCCGGTTCCCCGCTTCCCGAGGAGCCCGGCACGCCCCAGCACAAGACGACCACTCCCTCGGCCTCGGCCAAGGCGCCCACCCACGGCAGCTCCTCCTCGCCGTCGGGCGCGGCCACCACGCCGAGCGCCGCGGTCCGTGAGACGGGTGGCACGGTCACCAGCGGCCCCAGCCAGACCCAGGGCACCGGCCAGGCCCCGCCGCAGCGGTCCTCGCCGGTCCACCAGGCCCCGAGCACCAGCGCGGGCCCGACGTCCAGCGGTGGCAGCTCCAGCACCGGTGGCAGCGGCTCGGGAGGCGGCACCTCCTCCGGCGGTTCGAGCGGCGGTGGTGGCGGTGGTGGCACCTCCGGCGGCTCGGACAAGCTGGTCGGCGGTCTCCTCGGGTAA
- the rlmB gene encoding 23S rRNA (guanosine(2251)-2'-O)-methyltransferase RlmB, whose product MAANNRRMSGKKGAQVGSGGQRRRGLEGKGPTPPAEMRKGHKKNRIAGAKAKQIARRPAAPRGRGGKGTSEMVVGRNSVVEALREGVPASMLYVQQFIDNDERVREALQLAGERGGIHLMEAPRPELDRMTNGLNHQGLVLQVPPYEYAHPEDLAAAAYDEGRDPLIVALDGVTDPRNLGAVVRSVSAFGGHGVVVPERRAAGMTAGAWKTSAGAAARTPVARAANLTRALESYKKAGLVVVGLAADGEVEVGDLEALGGPVVIVVGSEGKGLSRLVGETCDFRVRIPMPGGTESLNAGVAAGVVLYEASRRRV is encoded by the coding sequence ATGGCCGCTAACAACCGCCGCATGTCCGGCAAGAAGGGCGCGCAGGTCGGCAGTGGCGGCCAGCGACGCCGGGGCCTGGAAGGCAAGGGCCCCACCCCGCCCGCCGAGATGCGCAAGGGGCACAAGAAGAACCGCATCGCGGGCGCCAAGGCGAAGCAGATCGCACGCCGTCCCGCCGCCCCGCGCGGGCGCGGTGGCAAGGGCACGTCCGAGATGGTCGTCGGGCGCAACTCGGTCGTGGAGGCGCTGCGCGAGGGCGTGCCCGCCTCGATGCTGTACGTGCAGCAGTTCATCGACAACGACGAGCGGGTGCGCGAGGCGCTCCAGCTCGCCGGTGAGCGCGGCGGCATCCACCTCATGGAGGCCCCGCGCCCCGAGCTCGACCGCATGACCAACGGGCTCAACCACCAGGGTCTGGTCCTCCAGGTCCCCCCGTACGAGTACGCGCACCCCGAGGACCTCGCGGCCGCCGCGTACGACGAGGGCCGGGACCCGCTGATCGTCGCCCTCGACGGCGTGACCGACCCCCGGAACCTGGGTGCCGTCGTCCGTTCCGTCTCGGCCTTCGGCGGCCACGGCGTCGTCGTGCCCGAGCGGCGCGCGGCCGGCATGACCGCCGGTGCCTGGAAGACGTCGGCCGGTGCCGCCGCCCGTACGCCCGTCGCCCGCGCCGCCAATCTGACGCGTGCCCTTGAGTCGTACAAGAAGGCCGGTCTCGTCGTGGTCGGACTCGCCGCGGACGGCGAGGTCGAGGTCGGTGATCTGGAGGCCCTCGGCGGTCCCGTCGTCATCGTCGTCGGCAGCGAGGGCAAGGGACTGTCCCGACTCGTCGGCGAGACCTGCGACTTCCGGGTGCGGATTCCGATGCCGGGCGGCACCGAGTCGCTGAACGCCGGTGTCGCGGCGGGAGTCGTGCTGTACGAGGCCTCGCGCCGACGCGTCTGA